In Trifolium pratense cultivar HEN17-A07 linkage group LG7, ARS_RC_1.1, whole genome shotgun sequence, a genomic segment contains:
- the LOC123893685 gene encoding uncharacterized protein LOC123893685: MEENQQKLRKAVSDVSQEIGKYYKLEVERKFDDIEEVEEAECQCCGMKDECSRVYMREIEEDHCGKWLCGLCCEAVKERVGQNCKFTMQDALDYHRDFCQEYNSTIRLNPKLSLTLSMRDIAKRSLEKRKFKLSRSISYP, translated from the exons ATG GAGGAGAATCAGCAAAAGCTTCGGAAGGCGGTATCGGATGTGTCTCAAGAAATTGGAAAATACTATAAATTGGAAGTGGAAAGAAAGTTTGATGATATTGAAGAGGTAGAAGAAGCTGAATGTCAATGTTGTGGGATGAAAGATGAATGTAGCAGAGTTTATATGAGAGAAATTGAAGAAGATCATTGTGGGAAGTGGTTGTGTGGACTTTGTTGTGAAGCTGTTAAAGAAAGAGTGGGGCAAAATTGTAAATTTACAATGCAAGATGCTTTGGACTATCATAGAGATTTCTGCCAGGAATATAATTCTACAATTAGACTTAATCCTAAACTGTCGTTAACATTGTCTATGAGGGATATAGCTAAAAGAAGTTTAGAGAAAAGGAAATTTAAGCTTAGTAGGAGCATAAGTTATCCTTAG